A genomic stretch from Deinococcus radiotolerans includes:
- a CDS encoding rhodanese-like domain-containing protein: MEDVTPQEGLRRVQQGALLVDVREQNEFDEVHAEGAQLIPLSEFEARYAELPKDRELVMICRSGARSARAGEFLKAQGYGQVVNLAGGTMAWVQDGLPSVQGQN, translated from the coding sequence ATGGAAGATGTCACCCCACAGGAAGGACTGCGCCGCGTGCAGCAGGGCGCGCTGCTCGTGGACGTCCGCGAGCAGAACGAATTCGACGAGGTGCACGCTGAGGGCGCCCAGCTGATCCCCCTGAGCGAGTTCGAGGCCCGCTACGCGGAACTCCCGAAGGACCGTGAACTGGTCATGATCTGCCGCAGTGGCGCGCGCAGCGCCCGCGCGGGCGAGTTCCTGAAGGCGCAGGGCTACGGTCAGGTCGTGAACCTCGCGGGCGGCACGATGGCCTGGGTGCAGGACGGCCTGCCCAGCGTGCAGGGGCAGAACTGA
- a CDS encoding PhoX family protein, with product MTSQDTGTASFWHRLLDTRLTRRSALGSAAATAAAVTLPLTISEAEAVNNGGPSTVDPKTVKPQTVPPFRTIPSGNADALTLPAGYRYQLLAPWGEVFTDAGREIGFNHDYVGFFPIDLLEGSQSSTDALLTINHEYVNALFVGGDTKNRTPAQIRAEMEAMGVSVVRVRKEGGKWAIVPDPRNRRIDALTDIELTGPARGSAAVKGATMVKGTVGNCSGGQTPWGTLLTCEENVDGYTKSWAGSGYEAMHQGWVTEIDPFDPKSTPKKRTAMGRFRHENVAVTVAADGRVVGYMGDDMQDACVYKFVSRGKYNPKDRAANLTLLEEGDLYVANFGNGSWVLLDYDRNKKLQEAKGADGKALFASQADVLADARASALAVGGTPVDRPEDIEIHPRTGEVYISLTNNSKHGNYFGQIIKFREDKDDWTAQTFLWEVFAVGGPQSGFASPDNLVFDPYGNLWMVTDNSDLSTNPIKGFHGNNAMFFFPTEGPNAGKAYRFAIGPVDAEMTGPVWSPDGRTLFVSIQHPGEDSESLDKLRSNFGAKAGSNVPRPTLVAIEGFPGWRA from the coding sequence ATGACCTCACAGGACACGGGCACCGCCAGCTTCTGGCACCGACTTCTGGACACCAGACTCACCCGCCGCAGCGCACTGGGCAGCGCCGCCGCCACTGCCGCCGCCGTCACGCTTCCCCTGACCATCAGCGAGGCCGAAGCCGTGAACAACGGCGGCCCCAGCACCGTTGATCCCAAGACGGTCAAACCGCAGACCGTGCCGCCGTTCCGCACCATTCCCAGCGGGAACGCCGACGCCCTGACCCTCCCCGCTGGGTACCGTTACCAGCTGCTGGCCCCCTGGGGTGAGGTCTTCACGGACGCCGGGCGCGAGATCGGCTTCAACCACGATTACGTGGGTTTCTTCCCCATCGACCTGCTGGAGGGTAGCCAGAGCAGCACGGACGCGCTGCTGACCATCAACCACGAGTACGTGAACGCCCTGTTCGTCGGTGGTGACACGAAGAACCGCACACCCGCGCAGATCAGGGCCGAGATGGAAGCCATGGGCGTCAGCGTGGTGCGCGTGCGCAAGGAAGGCGGCAAGTGGGCCATCGTGCCCGACCCCCGCAACCGCCGCATCGACGCGCTGACCGACATCGAACTGACTGGCCCGGCACGTGGTTCGGCCGCCGTGAAGGGCGCCACCATGGTCAAGGGCACGGTCGGGAACTGCTCCGGCGGGCAGACGCCCTGGGGGACCCTGCTGACCTGCGAGGAGAACGTGGACGGCTACACGAAGTCCTGGGCGGGCAGCGGGTATGAGGCAATGCACCAGGGCTGGGTGACCGAGATTGACCCCTTCGACCCGAAGTCCACGCCCAAGAAACGCACCGCGATGGGCCGATTCCGGCACGAGAACGTCGCCGTGACCGTCGCCGCGGACGGCCGCGTGGTGGGCTACATGGGGGACGACATGCAGGACGCCTGCGTGTACAAGTTCGTGTCGCGCGGCAAGTACAACCCGAAAGACCGCGCCGCGAACCTGACGCTGCTGGAAGAGGGTGACCTGTACGTCGCGAACTTCGGCAACGGCAGCTGGGTGCTCCTGGACTACGACCGCAACAAGAAACTCCAAGAGGCCAAGGGCGCCGACGGCAAGGCCCTGTTCGCCAGTCAGGCAGACGTACTGGCCGACGCGCGCGCCAGTGCCCTGGCGGTGGGCGGCACCCCGGTCGACCGCCCAGAGGACATCGAGATTCACCCCCGCACCGGCGAGGTGTACATCTCGCTGACGAACAACAGCAAGCACGGCAACTACTTCGGGCAGATCATCAAGTTCCGCGAAGACAAGGACGACTGGACCGCGCAGACGTTCCTGTGGGAGGTGTTCGCCGTGGGCGGCCCGCAGAGCGGCTTCGCCAGCCCCGACAACCTCGTGTTCGACCCGTACGGGAACCTCTGGATGGTCACGGACAACAGCGACCTGAGCACCAACCCTATCAAGGGGTTCCACGGAAACAACGCCATGTTCTTCTTCCCCACCGAGGGCCCCAACGCGGGCAAAGCGTACCGCTTCGCGATCGGCCCGGTGGACGCCGAGATGACCGGCCCCGTCTGGTCCCCAGACGGCAGGACGCTGTTCGTGTCCATCCAGCACCCCGGTGAGGACAGCGAGAGCCTAGACAAACTCCGCTCGAACTTCGGCGCGAAGGCCGGCAGTAACGTGCCGCGCCCCACGCTGGTCGCCATTGAGGGCTTCCCCGGGTGGCGCGCGTGA
- a CDS encoding phosphotransferase-like protein, whose product MTEGTGQGGRGVIWVLSGSPGAGKSSVARALLARFPFGLHLPIDDLREMVVSGIAHPTLDHPPEAVRQFALARTAAAQTARLYAQEGFAVAIDDVLWPADLTFMARHWEGLDVRPVRLYTTLEIAHERNRTRTNKTYDTATLIPLIEGLYPQMPPGIYREAGWAVVDSSTLTLEATVDALLRLKWPA is encoded by the coding sequence ATGACTGAGGGGACTGGGCAGGGCGGGCGGGGCGTGATCTGGGTGCTGAGCGGCAGCCCCGGCGCGGGCAAATCCAGCGTGGCACGGGCACTGCTGGCCCGCTTCCCGTTCGGGCTGCACCTGCCCATCGACGATCTGCGCGAGATGGTCGTGTCGGGCATCGCGCACCCGACGCTGGATCACCCGCCGGAGGCCGTGCGGCAGTTCGCGCTGGCCCGAACGGCGGCGGCGCAGACGGCCCGCCTGTACGCGCAGGAGGGCTTCGCGGTGGCCATCGATGACGTGCTGTGGCCCGCCGATCTGACGTTCATGGCGCGGCACTGGGAGGGCCTGGACGTGCGCCCGGTGCGGCTGTACACCACGCTGGAGATCGCGCACGAACGCAACCGGACCCGCACGAACAAGACGTACGACACGGCCACGCTGATCCCGCTGATCGAAGGGCTGTACCCGCAGATGCCCCCCGGGATCTACCGGGAGGCCGGTTGGGCGGTCGTGGACAGCAGCACCCTGACCCTGGAAGCCACGGTGGACGCCCTGCTGCGCCTGAAGTGGCCCGCGTGA
- a CDS encoding N-acetylmuramoyl-L-alanine amidase family protein: MNSPAKDRMIRTVRTLLLGGLLLGSAHAAPRVGQHDGYTRLVFDLPGVTTASSKVAAQSVTVTLGTALKAEQGPLSASGVTAYAVAGRTVTVTLAKGHASAKVSVLPAGSGQPARLVIDVPSSVAAAAVPARPVAAARPAPAAVTRPASTAAANRPRIVLDAGHGGIDPGAVSRWVKEEDVTLDVALRTRSELARHGVDVVMTRTADQHLSADKKRDLAARSSLANNGAVSAFVSIHVNSAGAGAQGIETYYFGQPLAGGNRSLAVQENGGGSVGEELTRQAAGTAQKELGDILAQAKIAFSRQLAQKVQARLISATGAVNRGVQTDAFYVIRSPTTPAILIEVGFGSSPVEGPKLATPAYREVLAQAIARAILDFLNTK, translated from the coding sequence GTGAACAGCCCCGCGAAGGACCGCATGATCAGGACCGTGAGAACCCTCCTGCTGGGAGGCCTGCTGCTGGGCAGCGCCCACGCCGCGCCCCGCGTGGGGCAGCATGACGGCTACACGCGGCTGGTGTTCGACCTGCCGGGCGTGACCACGGCGTCCAGCAAGGTCGCGGCGCAGAGTGTCACCGTGACCCTCGGCACGGCCCTGAAGGCCGAACAAGGCCCCCTGAGCGCGTCGGGCGTCACGGCCTACGCCGTGGCGGGCCGCACCGTGACCGTCACGCTGGCCAAGGGACACGCCAGCGCGAAGGTCAGCGTCCTGCCCGCTGGCAGTGGTCAGCCCGCCCGGCTGGTCATCGACGTGCCCAGCAGCGTGGCCGCCGCGGCCGTGCCCGCCCGCCCGGTCGCGGCGGCGCGCCCAGCCCCGGCCGCGGTGACGCGCCCGGCGTCCACGGCGGCGGCGAACCGGCCGCGCATTGTGCTGGACGCCGGGCACGGCGGGATTGATCCGGGCGCCGTGAGCCGCTGGGTCAAGGAGGAGGACGTGACGCTGGACGTCGCGCTGCGGACCCGGTCGGAACTCGCGCGGCACGGGGTGGACGTCGTCATGACGCGCACCGCGGACCAGCACCTCAGCGCGGACAAGAAACGCGACCTGGCCGCGCGGTCCAGCCTCGCGAACAACGGCGCGGTGAGTGCGTTCGTGAGCATTCACGTGAACTCGGCGGGCGCTGGCGCGCAGGGCATCGAGACGTACTACTTCGGGCAGCCGCTCGCAGGCGGCAACCGCAGCCTTGCCGTGCAGGAAAACGGTGGCGGCAGCGTCGGTGAGGAACTCACGCGGCAGGCGGCCGGCACGGCACAGAAGGAACTGGGGGACATCCTGGCGCAGGCGAAGATCGCGTTCAGCCGTCAGCTGGCGCAGAAGGTGCAGGCGCGCCTGATCAGCGCGACGGGCGCCGTGAACCGTGGCGTGCAGACCGACGCGTTCTACGTGATCCGTTCACCCACCACGCCCGCCATCCTGATCGAGGTGGGCTTCGGGTCCAGCCCGGTGGAGGGGCCGAAACTGGCGACCCCCGCCTACCGCGAGGTGCTGGCCCAGGCGATTGCGCGCGCCATCCTGGATTTCCTGAACACGAAGTGA
- a CDS encoding peptide chain release factor 3 — protein MTSPEINPAALASEIARRRTFAIISHPDAGKTTITEKLLLYGGAIQEAGSVTAKEGRSHTKSDWMSIEQQRGISISSSALTFEYRGRHINLLDTPGHQDFSEDTYRTLTAADSALMVLDAARGVQAQTEKLFAVCRNRGIPILTFVNKMDRPAQDPFELLEQLEGILKITAVPLTWPIGDGPDFKGVYDLQTHQVLAFERTSGGKHRAPMQTSGLDDPKLDALVGADLAAKLREDVELIQGAMPEFDAAAFLSGELTPVFFGSAMNNFGVEHFLSNFVDLAPPPGPVETNLGERSPEAGFAGFIFKLQANMSKQHRDRTAFMRVMSGHFERGMDVTHTRTGRKLRLSQAHTLFAQDREKVEEAYPGDIVGLVNPGVFQIGDVISVDAKVILPGFPRFTPETFATIGLRDVGKRKAFMKGLTQLAEEGVVQVFYPTDGARDPYLGAVGPLQFEVFQARLQEEYGVEVEMHVTSYQLVRWLAGDPTKVARFARHVEDDQGRPVMLFRSRYDLEYTAEQHPEIEFLPLPKDLTRV, from the coding sequence ATGACCAGCCCCGAGATCAACCCCGCCGCGCTCGCCAGCGAGATCGCCCGGCGCCGCACCTTCGCCATCATCAGCCACCCGGACGCCGGGAAGACCACCATCACGGAAAAACTCCTGCTGTACGGAGGCGCCATCCAGGAGGCGGGCAGCGTGACCGCCAAGGAGGGCCGCAGCCACACCAAGAGCGACTGGATGAGCATCGAGCAGCAGCGTGGCATCTCCATCAGCTCAAGCGCGCTGACCTTCGAGTACCGCGGGCGGCACATCAACCTGCTCGACACCCCGGGCCACCAGGACTTCAGTGAGGACACCTACCGCACCCTGACCGCCGCCGACAGCGCCCTGATGGTGCTGGACGCCGCGCGTGGCGTGCAGGCGCAGACCGAGAAGCTGTTCGCGGTGTGCCGCAACCGCGGCATTCCGATCCTCACGTTCGTGAACAAGATGGACCGCCCCGCGCAGGACCCCTTCGAACTGCTGGAGCAGCTGGAGGGCATCCTGAAGATCACGGCGGTGCCGCTGACGTGGCCGATCGGGGACGGCCCGGACTTCAAGGGCGTGTACGACCTCCAGACCCATCAGGTGCTGGCCTTCGAGCGCACGTCCGGCGGCAAACACCGCGCGCCCATGCAGACCAGCGGCCTGGACGACCCGAAACTGGACGCCCTGGTCGGCGCGGACCTCGCCGCGAAACTGCGTGAGGACGTGGAACTCATTCAGGGCGCCATGCCGGAATTCGATGCGGCGGCGTTCCTGAGCGGCGAGCTGACCCCGGTGTTCTTCGGCTCCGCCATGAACAACTTCGGCGTGGAGCACTTCCTGAGCAACTTCGTGGACCTCGCGCCGCCCCCCGGGCCGGTCGAGACGAACCTGGGCGAACGCAGCCCCGAGGCGGGTTTTGCGGGCTTCATCTTCAAATTGCAGGCGAACATGAGCAAGCAGCACCGCGACCGCACGGCCTTCATGCGCGTCATGAGCGGCCACTTCGAGCGCGGCATGGACGTCACGCACACCCGCACGGGCCGCAAGCTGCGCCTGTCGCAGGCGCACACGCTGTTCGCGCAGGACCGCGAGAAGGTCGAGGAAGCGTACCCCGGCGATATCGTCGGCCTCGTGAACCCCGGCGTATTCCAGATCGGGGACGTGATCAGCGTGGACGCCAAGGTGATCCTGCCCGGCTTCCCGCGCTTCACGCCCGAAACGTTCGCCACCATCGGCCTGCGCGACGTGGGCAAGCGCAAGGCGTTCATGAAGGGCCTCACGCAGCTGGCGGAAGAAGGCGTCGTGCAGGTGTTCTACCCGACCGACGGCGCGCGCGACCCCTACCTGGGCGCGGTCGGTCCCCTCCAGTTCGAGGTCTTCCAGGCCCGACTCCAGGAGGAATACGGCGTGGAGGTCGAGATGCACGTCACCAGCTACCAGCTCGTGCGCTGGCTGGCCGGTGACCCCACGAAGGTTGCCCGGTTCGCCCGGCACGTCGAGGACGACCAGGGCCGCCCGGTCATGCTGTTCCGCAGCCGCTACGACCTGGAATACACCGCCGAGCAGCACCCGGAGATCGAGTTCCTGCCCCTCCCGAAAGACCTCACGCGGGTGTAA
- a CDS encoding zinc metallopeptidase yields MEFFGPYTPLILILLVASFLIQGALTRTYRRWSGVRNPRNLTGAQIARQMLDANGLSHVPVNAVPGSLSDHYDPMRRTVNLSEGVYGVPSVAAMAVAAHEVGHAIQDRVRMPALVARGRLAVPLSLGMNLAPLLFMAGVFLHFTGLIWLGVILFGAALLFHLITLPVEFDASRRALAYLNQTGLSGSPEATSGARSVLTAAALTYVAGFAMALAQFLNVLSIARNDD; encoded by the coding sequence ATGGAATTCTTCGGCCCCTACACCCCGCTGATCCTGATCCTGCTGGTCGCGTCCTTCCTGATCCAGGGCGCCCTGACCCGCACCTACCGCCGCTGGAGCGGCGTCCGCAACCCCCGCAACCTCACGGGCGCGCAGATCGCCCGCCAGATGCTCGACGCCAACGGCCTGTCCCACGTGCCCGTGAACGCCGTGCCCGGCAGCCTCAGCGACCACTACGACCCCATGCGCAGGACCGTAAACCTCAGCGAGGGCGTGTACGGCGTCCCCAGTGTCGCCGCGATGGCCGTCGCCGCGCACGAGGTCGGCCACGCCATCCAGGACCGCGTGCGCATGCCCGCCCTGGTCGCCCGCGGCCGCCTGGCCGTGCCCCTCAGCCTCGGCATGAACCTCGCGCCCCTGCTGTTCATGGCTGGCGTCTTCCTGCACTTCACCGGCCTGATCTGGCTGGGCGTGATCCTCTTCGGCGCCGCCCTGCTGTTCCACCTGATCACCCTGCCCGTCGAGTTCGACGCCAGCCGCCGCGCCCTGGCCTACCTGAACCAGACCGGCCTGAGCGGCAGCCCCGAGGCCACCAGCGGCGCCCGCAGCGTCCTGACCGCCGCTGCCCTGACCTACGTCGCGGGCTTCGCCATGGCCCTGGCGCAGTTCCTGAACGTGCTGAGCATCGCCCGCAACGACGACTGA
- a CDS encoding stage V sporulation protein S, whose translation METLRVSGTSRPNAIAGAIAALLRSQGQVEIQAIGPTAVNQAVKALAIARGYLVGDHLDLYTQPEFVKLDVHEEERTAVRFFVQGIPAPAASSS comes from the coding sequence TTGGAAACCCTGCGCGTGTCCGGCACGTCCCGTCCCAACGCCATCGCCGGTGCCATTGCCGCTCTACTGCGTTCGCAGGGGCAGGTGGAGATTCAGGCGATCGGCCCGACGGCCGTGAACCAGGCGGTCAAGGCCCTCGCCATCGCCCGCGGTTATCTGGTGGGCGACCACCTCGACCTGTACACCCAGCCGGAATTCGTGAAGCTTGACGTTCACGAGGAGGAACGCACCGCCGTGCGGTTCTTCGTGCAGGGCATCCCGGCCCCTGCGGCGTCCAGCAGCTGA
- a CDS encoding DUF1028 domain-containing protein, producing MTFSIVGRDARTGDLGVAVASKFLAVGALVPFVRGGVGAVATQSYVNPTLGPEGLRLLDTGLDAAAVGAHFQATDSGIAQRQFGLVGADGSSVTFTGPDCHAWAGGYAAADVAIQGNILAGPGVVEAMRAAWEAGSALPLPRRLLAALNAGDAAGGDRRGRQSAALLCAGPGRGYGGLTDDWVNLRADDHADPCRELARLLDLHDLLFTRPESTRPLTEEELAWLRALLLTQGHTTALPGGPWDADTEAAAWALFGTENLEERWVSGGQVDPVALAYLRAQYPTRVG from the coding sequence ATGACCTTTTCCATCGTGGGCCGCGACGCCCGCACGGGCGACCTGGGTGTGGCGGTCGCCAGCAAGTTCCTCGCCGTGGGCGCGCTGGTGCCCTTCGTGCGCGGCGGCGTGGGCGCCGTCGCCACGCAGAGTTACGTGAATCCCACCTTGGGCCCCGAGGGCCTGCGTCTGCTGGACACCGGGCTGGACGCCGCCGCCGTGGGCGCGCACTTCCAGGCGACCGACTCCGGCATCGCGCAGCGTCAGTTCGGGCTGGTCGGCGCGGACGGAAGCAGCGTCACCTTCACGGGCCCGGACTGCCACGCCTGGGCGGGCGGGTACGCGGCCGCCGACGTCGCCATCCAGGGCAACATCCTGGCCGGGCCGGGCGTCGTGGAGGCCATGCGCGCCGCCTGGGAGGCCGGATCGGCCCTGCCGCTGCCCCGGCGCCTGCTGGCCGCCCTGAACGCCGGGGACGCAGCGGGCGGGGACCGGCGCGGGCGGCAGTCGGCGGCCCTGCTGTGCGCCGGTCCGGGGCGCGGCTACGGTGGCCTGACGGACGACTGGGTGAACCTCCGCGCGGACGATCACGCCGACCCCTGCCGGGAACTCGCGCGGCTGCTGGACCTGCACGACCTGCTGTTCACCCGCCCCGAGAGCACCCGACCCCTGACCGAGGAGGAACTCGCGTGGCTGCGGGCGCTGCTCTTGACGCAGGGGCACACCACCGCGCTGCCCGGCGGTCCCTGGGACGCCGACACAGAGGCAGCCGCCTGGGCGCTGTTCGGCACCGAGAATTTGGAGGAACGCTGGGTGAGTGGCGGGCAGGTCGATCCGGTCGCGTTGGCGTACCTGCGCGCCCAGTACCCCACCCGGGTAGGCTAA
- a CDS encoding metal-sulfur cluster assembly factor encodes MTAPENAPAPAAGLPSEAQVLEALKVVKDPEIPVNVVDLGLIYGVEIQESGLVDITMTLTSVGCPVQDLIRSDAELAVGRLDGVSEVNVEFVWTPPWGPDKMTEDGKRQMRMFGFNV; translated from the coding sequence ATGACGGCTCCTGAGAACGCACCCGCCCCGGCGGCCGGTCTGCCCAGCGAGGCGCAGGTGCTAGAGGCGCTGAAGGTCGTGAAGGACCCGGAAATCCCGGTGAACGTGGTCGATCTGGGTCTGATCTACGGCGTGGAGATTCAGGAGTCGGGTCTTGTGGACATCACCATGACCCTGACGAGCGTGGGCTGCCCGGTGCAGGATCTGATCCGCAGTGACGCGGAACTCGCGGTGGGCCGCTTGGACGGCGTGAGTGAAGTGAACGTGGAGTTCGTGTGGACGCCGCCCTGGGGTCCGGACAAGATGACCGAGGACGGCAAGCGGCAGATGCGCATGTTCGGCTTCAACGTCTGA
- a CDS encoding C39 family peptidase, producing the protein MPLARLLFLACALSLPAQAAAPTKAAPTPPGYVLSGMPLIRQSYNACGPASITQVLGYFGLRVNMTDVSHLTRPTERSYMTAQAIVDFAPRVGMQARLFSGGSVNTARAAIRSGLPIIALQSHITAQGQVIPHWRVLMGYNDQTRQVFIMDPLLGYVAMGYDDMNRVWADQRGQFAVLYPPNMAAKVRSVIG; encoded by the coding sequence GTGCCCCTCGCCCGCCTGCTGTTCCTCGCCTGCGCCCTGAGCCTGCCCGCGCAGGCCGCCGCGCCCACCAAGGCGGCCCCCACCCCGCCCGGCTACGTCCTGAGCGGCATGCCGCTGATCCGGCAGTCATACAACGCCTGCGGTCCGGCCAGCATCACGCAGGTGCTGGGGTACTTCGGGTTGCGCGTGAACATGACCGACGTGAGCCACTTGACCCGCCCCACCGAGCGGTCTTACATGACCGCGCAGGCCATTGTGGACTTCGCACCGCGCGTCGGGATGCAGGCGCGCCTGTTCTCGGGCGGCAGCGTGAACACCGCCCGGGCCGCCATCCGGAGTGGCCTGCCCATCATTGCCCTCCAGAGTCACATCACCGCGCAGGGTCAGGTCATCCCGCACTGGCGGGTCCTGATGGGCTACAACGACCAGACCCGGCAGGTGTTCATCATGGACCCCCTGCTGGGCTACGTGGCCATGGGCTACGACGACATGAACCGCGTGTGGGCCGACCAGCGCGGGCAGTTCGCGGTGCTGTACCCTCCGAACATGGCCGCGAAGGTCAGAAGCGTCATCGGCTGA
- a CDS encoding Rrf2 family transcriptional regulator, translating into MRLSATDVYAFQALGFLGSQALDRWVSSEEISEATGVHRPYLVRILAALTAKGVVKSKKGIGGGYALARKPHLISLCEVVRAIDGPVAPLSCISLNWHEPCVEEARCHARNTIYTRMRDAMLGVLQEFSVQDLVLDAQQGVSYGHCLGHLLKPNA; encoded by the coding sequence ATGCGGCTTTCCGCCACCGACGTGTACGCCTTCCAGGCCCTGGGATTCCTGGGGTCGCAGGCCCTGGACCGCTGGGTCTCCAGCGAGGAGATCAGCGAGGCGACCGGCGTGCACCGCCCGTACCTCGTGCGCATTCTGGCCGCCCTGACCGCCAAGGGCGTCGTGAAGAGCAAGAAGGGCATCGGCGGCGGCTACGCCCTGGCCCGCAAGCCGCACCTCATCAGCCTGTGCGAGGTGGTGCGCGCCATCGACGGACCGGTCGCGCCGCTGTCATGCATCAGCCTGAACTGGCACGAGCCCTGCGTGGAGGAGGCCCGCTGTCACGCCCGCAACACCATCTACACCCGCATGCGCGACGCGATGCTGGGCGTCCTACAGGAATTCAGCGTGCAGGACCTCGTGCTGGACGCGCAGCAGGGCGTCAGTTACGGCCACTGCCTTGGGCACCTGCTGAAACCGAACGCCTGA
- a CDS encoding rhodanese-like domain-containing protein gives MTLPDGVTVIDLRTDDLRAAEPLSDLTALPVRPVSLQAIEDGAHGLTPDLGPLLVICERGVRSGLATRYLSADGLDARAYPGGVPALRAALKGDEAGGK, from the coding sequence ATGACCCTGCCTGACGGCGTAACCGTGATCGACCTGCGGACCGACGATCTGCGCGCCGCCGAACCCCTGAGTGACCTGACCGCGCTGCCCGTGCGGCCCGTGAGTCTCCAGGCCATTGAGGACGGCGCGCACGGCCTGACCCCGGACCTGGGGCCGCTACTCGTGATCTGCGAGCGCGGCGTGCGCTCCGGTCTGGCCACCCGCTACCTGAGCGCCGACGGGCTGGACGCCCGGGCGTACCCCGGCGGCGTGCCTGCCCTGCGCGCGGCCCTGAAGGGGGATGAGGCGGGCGGCAAATGA
- a CDS encoding SIMPL domain-containing protein (The SIMPL domain is named for its presence in mouse protein SIMPL (signalling molecule that associates with mouse pelle-like kinase). Bacterial member BP26, from Brucella, was shown to assemble into a channel-like structure, while YggE from E. coli has been associated with resistance to oxidative stress.) translates to MTSPNRVGLTTVLATAIASAAFFLTGLTVVRGLADVKNASDVINVTGSARRSITSDQAVWHFTVRSVNDQSLQAAYRSFRATQPAVEDFLKAQALSGSELRREPVTAGPEQYTVIETLNGENREVARTRYVVSETYRLQSNDIQKIQGAVSAATSAFVDASTGGVTIESSDIEYLYTRLADVRLALLKEASQDAQRRAQAIAQSAGNSVGAVKNARMGVFQITPRFETSVEDSGSYDTSSLEKDVTAVVEIDFVVR, encoded by the coding sequence ATGACCAGCCCCAACCGCGTGGGACTCACGACCGTCCTGGCGACCGCCATCGCGTCCGCCGCCTTCTTCCTGACGGGCCTGACCGTCGTGCGCGGCCTGGCGGACGTGAAGAACGCCAGTGACGTCATCAACGTAACCGGCAGCGCCCGGCGCAGCATCACGTCCGATCAGGCGGTGTGGCACTTCACGGTGCGCAGCGTGAACGACCAGAGCCTCCAGGCGGCGTACCGGTCCTTCCGCGCCACGCAGCCCGCCGTGGAGGACTTCCTGAAGGCGCAGGCGCTGTCCGGCAGCGAGCTGCGCCGCGAACCCGTGACCGCCGGGCCAGAGCAGTACACCGTGATCGAGACGCTGAACGGCGAGAACCGGGAGGTGGCCCGCACCCGCTACGTGGTCAGCGAGACGTACCGCCTCCAGTCGAACGACATCCAGAAGATCCAGGGCGCGGTGTCCGCGGCCACCTCCGCGTTCGTGGACGCCAGCACGGGCGGCGTGACCATCGAGAGCAGCGACATCGAGTACCTGTACACCAGACTCGCCGACGTACGCCTGGCGCTGCTCAAGGAGGCCAGCCAGGACGCGCAGCGCCGCGCGCAGGCCATCGCGCAGAGCGCCGGGAACTCGGTGGGCGCCGTCAAGAACGCCCGCATGGGCGTCTTCCAGATCACGCCCCGCTTCGAGACCAGCGTGGAGGACAGCGGCAGTTACGACACCAGCAGCCTCGAGAAGGACGTCACGGCCGTCGTGGAGATCGACTTCGTCGTGAGGTGA